One region of Ahniella affigens genomic DNA includes:
- a CDS encoding BTAD domain-containing putative transcriptional regulator, protein MLACSGFGTESRDEVDVSHLAKLTRPKLHRVVPRTRLFAELDRCSERPLTWVVGPPGAGKTAMLASYAEASKRSGCWYQVDPSDRDLATLFHYLAQASGSRKRGPALPRFGNEHRPDTMGFARLFFRSLFAQWKTPALLVFDNYHELPADADWHRLWELIVSEAPTGLALMVTSRQDPPAECARLLANEQMHVLGWDTLRLNLAETREIAALRQLTDEPSIRVAFDQSGGWPVALTLNIEHRRRVAQGLNADAIENREWLFDYFAAQIFASIEPEAHVPLMRAALLPNVTAADASAMAAGAAVWPLLERLYKKRMFVERRGDIYQFHDLFRAFLVREFERRQDAQGVANARTQAAVCLMARELPEPAFELAVAANNWPLTAEIVNRFAPLMFEQGRNASLLAWITQLPEALVRGSSWLSLWYGVALAPGSPMQARAQFEHSHELFGEDDRIGKILSCSAVLATHYLEFDHGQVDRWLDRLLPLLDDDPALPAPAAALRVYGAVLFALSYQRPLAALIDPVIAKIQVLLADSGASPNAKVDAATLVLAHLQIAAQFVEADRLIAIVQPWLSDPVLTPNYRALWTLQEAHCRVRQGRDRDAEILYERAQGIAHEHALQLPLLRIYSRFGRAILALCERDADRARIECDAASAHSSLTRRLDRALDLGLRAGIASHLGEPAEAVQRARQQIDLLDQAGPLWLRSQARLLLALYAVDAGDTAIVHHCIDAADQLLVGTCLNHLASASAVVRVYAQVRTDPAKSVHRDLQACVANLEGLYFLRQHPSALAVVLGEALRQSPDSGDLRRAVRNFGLAPPEVDAPGWPWAFAVRMLGRFELLRDGKPLEYSRKLPRKTLALLKAIIALGGTSVSEQRLLDALWPDDDGDVAARAMDATVIRLRVLLGDPAALQQRGGRLSLQPGRWWVDVFAFEQALVKADEAAQRRDVSEAAHLARAQNLYRGAFLEEEDGESWPVATRERLRSRFLHALARHAQQLEAGQQDDAAITLYLKGLDADPAIESFYQGLMRCYQRLGRRSEGIAAYQRLRQVLLATIGLPPAAATERLLQLLRQ, encoded by the coding sequence CTGCCATGCTGGCCAGCTATGCAGAAGCCAGCAAAAGGTCAGGCTGCTGGTACCAGGTGGATCCAAGTGATCGCGACTTGGCAACGCTCTTTCACTATCTGGCGCAAGCCAGCGGCAGCCGCAAGCGTGGCCCGGCATTGCCCAGATTTGGCAACGAGCATCGACCCGACACAATGGGCTTCGCCCGCTTGTTTTTTCGCAGTCTGTTCGCCCAATGGAAGACGCCAGCATTGCTCGTCTTCGACAATTATCACGAGTTGCCGGCAGACGCTGATTGGCATCGGCTCTGGGAGCTGATTGTCAGCGAGGCGCCAACGGGTTTGGCATTAATGGTCACCAGTCGGCAGGACCCGCCTGCTGAATGTGCGCGATTGCTTGCGAATGAGCAAATGCACGTTCTGGGCTGGGATACTTTGCGTTTGAACTTGGCAGAGACTCGGGAAATCGCTGCGCTGCGCCAACTTACGGATGAGCCTAGTATTCGCGTTGCCTTCGATCAGAGCGGTGGTTGGCCCGTTGCCTTGACCTTGAATATCGAACATCGAAGGCGCGTGGCTCAAGGCCTGAATGCCGATGCCATTGAGAATCGCGAATGGTTGTTCGACTACTTCGCCGCACAAATATTCGCGAGCATTGAGCCGGAGGCACATGTGCCGCTGATGCGCGCGGCATTGCTGCCGAATGTCACCGCTGCAGATGCCAGTGCAATGGCTGCCGGGGCGGCAGTCTGGCCTTTGCTGGAACGCCTCTACAAGAAGCGCATGTTCGTCGAGCGACGCGGCGACATCTATCAGTTCCACGACTTGTTCCGCGCCTTTCTGGTTCGAGAATTTGAGCGTCGACAAGATGCGCAAGGAGTAGCCAATGCGCGCACGCAGGCTGCCGTTTGCCTAATGGCTCGCGAATTGCCGGAGCCGGCATTCGAACTGGCAGTAGCGGCCAACAATTGGCCGTTGACCGCCGAAATCGTCAATCGGTTCGCACCATTGATGTTTGAACAAGGCCGCAATGCCTCGCTGCTCGCTTGGATCACGCAGTTGCCGGAGGCGTTGGTCCGTGGGTCGTCCTGGCTGAGCCTCTGGTATGGCGTCGCGCTCGCGCCAGGTTCGCCCATGCAGGCGCGCGCGCAATTCGAGCACAGCCATGAGCTTTTTGGCGAGGACGATCGGATTGGGAAAATCCTGAGCTGTTCAGCGGTTCTGGCCACCCACTATCTTGAATTTGACCATGGCCAGGTGGATCGCTGGTTGGATCGCCTGTTGCCACTATTGGATGATGATCCGGCCCTGCCAGCGCCAGCGGCGGCGTTGCGTGTGTATGGCGCGGTGCTGTTTGCCCTCTCCTATCAGCGACCCCTGGCGGCACTAATCGACCCGGTCATCGCCAAGATTCAGGTGCTGCTCGCCGACAGCGGAGCGTCGCCCAACGCCAAAGTCGATGCGGCAACGCTGGTGCTGGCGCACCTGCAGATTGCTGCCCAATTCGTCGAAGCCGATCGCCTGATCGCGATAGTCCAGCCGTGGTTGTCTGATCCGGTGCTCACGCCAAACTACCGTGCGCTGTGGACATTGCAGGAGGCTCATTGCCGGGTCCGCCAAGGTCGCGACCGTGACGCTGAGATACTGTATGAACGCGCCCAAGGTATCGCCCACGAACATGCCTTGCAGCTACCGCTCTTGCGCATTTATTCACGCTTCGGGCGCGCGATCCTGGCCTTGTGTGAGCGTGATGCAGATCGTGCTCGGATTGAATGCGATGCCGCGAGCGCGCATTCAAGTCTGACGCGACGACTGGATCGGGCCCTGGACTTGGGGCTTCGCGCTGGCATTGCCAGCCACCTGGGCGAACCTGCCGAAGCGGTACAGCGGGCGCGCCAACAAATTGACCTGCTCGATCAGGCCGGGCCGCTGTGGCTGCGCAGCCAGGCACGCTTGCTTTTGGCGCTATATGCCGTAGATGCCGGCGACACCGCCATTGTTCACCACTGTATTGATGCGGCTGACCAATTGTTGGTTGGTACCTGCCTGAATCACCTCGCCTCGGCGAGCGCGGTCGTACGCGTGTACGCGCAGGTCCGGACCGATCCGGCGAAATCCGTTCATCGAGACTTGCAGGCTTGCGTGGCCAACCTGGAAGGCCTTTATTTCCTGCGCCAGCACCCAAGCGCCCTAGCGGTCGTTCTGGGTGAAGCGCTCAGGCAATCACCCGATTCCGGTGATTTGCGCCGTGCCGTGCGCAATTTCGGTCTGGCGCCGCCAGAGGTGGACGCACCGGGCTGGCCTTGGGCCTTTGCAGTCCGCATGCTCGGGCGCTTCGAACTGCTGCGTGATGGCAAGCCCTTGGAGTATTCCCGCAAGCTGCCGCGCAAGACATTGGCGTTGTTGAAAGCCATCATCGCGCTCGGCGGCACCAGCGTGTCCGAGCAACGCCTGCTCGATGCTCTGTGGCCCGATGACGATGGCGATGTCGCAGCGCGCGCAATGGACGCCACCGTGATCAGGCTGCGAGTGTTGTTGGGCGATCCGGCGGCGCTCCAGCAACGGGGCGGTCGTCTGAGCTTGCAGCCCGGCCGCTGGTGGGTCGATGTGTTTGCATTCGAGCAAGCGTTGGTCAAAGCAGACGAGGCGGCGCAGCGCCGCGATGTGTCGGAGGCGGCCCATCTGGCTCGGGCCCAGAACCTGTACCGTGGCGCCTTCCTGGAGGAGGAAGATGGTGAATCCTGGCCAGTTGCCACACGAGAACGATTGCGAAGCCGCTTTCTGCATGCCCTCGCCCGCCATGCGCAGCAACTGGAGGCCGGGCAACAGGACGACGCAGCGATCACGCTTTACCTGAAGGGCCTTGATGCGGACCCAGCGATCGAATCGTTCTATCAGGGCCTGATGCGCTGCTACCAGCGTCTCGGCCGGCGAAGCGAGGGCATTGCGGCGTACCAACGATTGCGGCAAGTCCTGTTGGCCACCATTGGGCTGCCGCCTGCAGCGGCCACCGAACGACTGTTGCAGCTTCTCCGTCAATAA